A genomic segment from Sporichthya brevicatena encodes:
- a CDS encoding NAD(P)/FAD-dependent oxidoreductase, translating to MAQADPGPRILIVGAGFGGVAMAIELRKHGFSDITVLEGAPEPGGTWFHNSYPGAACDVPSPLYSFSFAQRTDWTHLCSPQPAILRYLQEVTRSFGIEPLIRFNSLVQDCTWDGDARQWTVRTADGAEHVGDALVIATGQLHQPVIPDLPGRDVFTGKQFHSARWDHDYDLTGKRVAVIGSGASAVQFVPEIAPKVARLTVFQRTGNWFLARRNRPYPFPIRWAIEHVPFVQPALRNFYYWYAELLTASIRHPRTLGKVVGLRSAAFMKRKVKDPELRRKIWPDHTFGCKRVLFSSHFLPALTRSNVDVVTEKITGLTETGVRTADGRVTDVDCVIWATGFATNDFMFPMEIRGRDGLDLREVWAKGAHAHLGITVPGFPSMFVLYGPNTNTSGGSIIWYLEQQAAYVRQALELVRDRNAAAIEVKPEVEAASDAALQRRFAGTAWLACDSWYRDSDGRIVANWPGYMRDYLAAVKEINGNDFELVS from the coding sequence ATGGCGCAAGCGGACCCCGGCCCTCGCATCCTGATCGTCGGCGCCGGCTTCGGCGGGGTCGCCATGGCGATCGAACTGCGCAAACACGGCTTTTCGGACATCACCGTCCTTGAGGGCGCTCCGGAGCCCGGGGGGACGTGGTTCCACAACAGCTACCCGGGCGCGGCCTGCGACGTCCCGAGCCCGCTGTACTCCTTCTCGTTCGCCCAGCGCACCGACTGGACGCACCTGTGCTCCCCGCAGCCGGCGATCTTGCGCTACCTGCAGGAGGTGACCCGCAGCTTCGGCATCGAGCCCCTGATCCGGTTCAACTCCCTCGTCCAGGACTGCACCTGGGACGGCGACGCCCGGCAGTGGACGGTCCGCACCGCGGACGGCGCGGAGCACGTCGGGGACGCGCTCGTGATCGCGACGGGCCAGCTCCACCAGCCGGTGATCCCCGACCTGCCCGGGCGGGACGTCTTCACCGGTAAGCAGTTCCACTCCGCCCGCTGGGACCACGACTACGACCTGACCGGCAAGCGCGTCGCCGTCATCGGGTCGGGCGCGAGCGCCGTGCAGTTCGTCCCCGAGATCGCCCCGAAGGTGGCCCGCCTGACCGTCTTCCAGCGGACGGGCAACTGGTTCCTGGCCCGGCGCAACCGGCCGTACCCGTTCCCGATCCGCTGGGCGATCGAGCACGTCCCGTTCGTCCAGCCGGCGCTGCGCAACTTCTACTACTGGTACGCCGAGTTGCTGACCGCCTCGATCCGCCACCCGCGGACGCTCGGCAAGGTCGTCGGCCTGCGCTCCGCCGCCTTCATGAAGCGCAAGGTCAAGGACCCGGAGCTCCGCCGGAAGATCTGGCCGGACCACACCTTCGGCTGCAAGCGCGTGCTGTTCTCCAGCCATTTCCTGCCCGCGCTGACCCGCTCGAACGTCGACGTCGTCACCGAGAAGATCACCGGGCTGACCGAGACCGGTGTCCGCACGGCGGACGGCCGCGTGACGGACGTCGACTGCGTCATCTGGGCCACCGGGTTCGCGACCAACGACTTCATGTTCCCGATGGAGATCCGCGGCCGGGACGGACTCGACCTGCGCGAGGTCTGGGCGAAGGGCGCCCACGCTCACCTCGGCATCACCGTGCCGGGCTTCCCCTCGATGTTCGTCCTCTACGGCCCGAACACGAACACCTCGGGCGGCTCGATCATCTGGTACCTCGAGCAGCAGGCCGCCTACGTGCGGCAGGCGCTCGAACTCGTCCGCGACCGGAACGCCGCCGCGATCGAGGTCAAGCCCGAGGTCGAGGCGGCCTCCGACGCCGCGCTGCAGCGCCGCTTCGCCGGCACGGCCTGGCTCGCCTGCGACTCCTGGTACCGCGACTCCGACGGCCGGATCGTGGCCAACTGGCCCGGCTACATGCGCGACTACCTCGCCGCGGTCAAGGAGATCAACGGCAACGACTTCGAGCTCGTCAGCTGA
- the mftA gene encoding mycofactocin precursor MftA (Mycofactocin is a small molecule electron carrier derived from the final two amino acids, Val-Tyr, of MftA, the mycofactocin precursor. It plays a role in redox homeostasis and the metabolism of alcohols and aldehydes in Actinobacteria, including Mycobacterium tuberculosis.) translates to MLEPQVDAPATDVADEVVAEDLLVEDVSIDGMCGVY, encoded by the coding sequence ATGCTCGAGCCCCAGGTCGACGCCCCCGCCACCGACGTCGCCGACGAGGTCGTCGCCGAGGACCTGCTCGTCGAGGACGTCTCCATCGACGGCATGTGCGGTGTCTACTAA
- the mftB gene encoding mycofactocin biosynthesis chaperone MftB (MftB, a small protein, is a peptide chaperone that assists the radical SAM enzyme MftC in performing two modifications to the C-terminal Val-Tyr dipeptide of the mycofactocin precursor peptide, MftA. MftB's role is analogous to the role of PqqD in the biosynthesis of PQQ, a cofactor that derives entirely from a Tyr and a Glu in the precursor PqqA.) has product MSTKAPSPIAGRPSFDLDAAWDLHPRVEIRPERFGALLYSFDTRRLSFLRSRELLAVVQQLGGSASAREACAAAGVGEAELPTYRAALARLAETQMITAREG; this is encoded by the coding sequence GTGTCTACTAAGGCGCCCAGTCCCATCGCCGGCAGGCCCTCGTTCGACCTCGACGCCGCCTGGGATCTCCACCCGCGGGTGGAGATCCGTCCGGAGCGTTTCGGGGCCCTGCTCTACAGCTTCGACACCCGTCGGCTGTCGTTCCTGCGCAGCCGTGAGCTGCTCGCCGTCGTGCAGCAGCTGGGTGGGTCGGCCAGTGCCCGTGAGGCCTGCGCCGCGGCCGGCGTCGGCGAGGCCGAGCTGCCGACGTACCGCGCCGCCCTGGCGCGCCTGGCCGAGACCCAGATGATCACCGCCCGGGAGGGCTGA
- the mftC gene encoding mycofactocin radical SAM maturase (MftC is a radical SAM/SPASM enzyme that catalyzes the first two steps in biosynthesis of the electron carrier mycofactocin from the terminal Val-Tyr dipeptide of the precursor peptide MftA.): MTAPTSPRPLIEEFALGLESPICLTWELTYACNLACVHCLSSSGRRDPRELTTAQCMAVIDELEAMKVFYVNVGGGEPTVRPDFFELLDYATAHKVGVKFSTNGSRITPAAAARIAANDYLDVQISLDGATAEINDAVRGTGSFDTALRALDNLAAAGFSNAKISVVMTRQNVGQLDDFAALAERYGATLRLTRLRPSGRGADVWDDMHLFADQQRALYDWLLDRGDNVLTGDSFFHLAGYGSALPGLNLCGAGRVVCLIDPVGDVYACPFAIHPEFLAGNVLDPGGFAGVWRRSDLFAHLREPQTGGACSSCSAYDSCRGGCMAAKFFTGLPLDGPDPECVRGHGEHALAAADRTSAPKSPVDHSKPGGRKPTGPVPVSIGPRPDSLTGLTTPPDRACDASPLAGFVASR, from the coding sequence ATGACCGCGCCGACCTCGCCGCGTCCCCTGATCGAGGAGTTCGCCCTCGGGCTCGAGTCCCCGATCTGCCTGACCTGGGAGCTCACGTACGCCTGCAACCTGGCGTGCGTCCACTGCCTGTCCAGCTCGGGTCGTCGCGACCCGCGCGAGCTCACCACCGCCCAGTGCATGGCGGTGATCGACGAGCTCGAGGCGATGAAGGTCTTCTACGTCAACGTCGGCGGCGGCGAGCCCACCGTGCGGCCCGACTTCTTCGAGCTGCTCGACTACGCGACCGCGCACAAGGTCGGCGTGAAGTTCTCGACGAACGGCTCGCGCATCACGCCCGCGGCGGCGGCGCGCATCGCGGCGAACGACTACCTCGACGTCCAGATCTCGCTCGACGGCGCGACCGCCGAGATCAACGACGCGGTCCGCGGGACGGGGTCGTTCGACACCGCGCTGCGGGCCCTCGACAACCTCGCGGCGGCCGGGTTCTCCAACGCCAAGATCTCCGTCGTGATGACGCGTCAGAACGTCGGTCAGCTGGACGACTTCGCCGCGCTCGCCGAGCGGTACGGAGCGACGCTGCGCCTGACGCGGCTCCGTCCCTCGGGCCGTGGCGCGGACGTCTGGGACGACATGCACCTGTTCGCCGACCAGCAGCGCGCGCTCTACGACTGGCTGCTCGACCGCGGCGACAACGTCCTCACCGGGGACTCGTTCTTCCACCTCGCGGGCTACGGCTCGGCACTGCCGGGGCTGAACCTGTGCGGGGCCGGGCGTGTGGTCTGCCTGATCGACCCGGTCGGCGACGTCTACGCGTGCCCGTTCGCGATCCACCCCGAGTTCCTCGCGGGCAACGTCCTCGACCCGGGCGGCTTCGCCGGCGTGTGGCGGAGGTCGGACCTGTTCGCCCACCTGCGCGAGCCTCAGACCGGCGGGGCGTGCTCGTCCTGCTCGGCGTACGACTCGTGCCGCGGTGGCTGTATGGCGGCCAAGTTCTTCACGGGGCTTCCGCTCGACGGGCCCGACCCCGAGTGCGTCCGGGGCCACGGCGAGCACGCGCTCGCGGCGGCGGACCGCACGTCGGCCCCGAAGTCGCCGGTGGACCACTCCAAGCCGGGCGGCCGCAAGCCGACCGGTCCGGTGCCCGTCAGCATCGGCCCGCGCCCGGACTCGCTCACCGGCCTGACCACCCCGCCCGACCGGGCCTGCGACGCCAGCCCCCTGGCGGGCTTCGTTGCGTCTCGCTGA
- the mftE gene encoding mycofactocin biosynthesis peptidyl-dipeptidase MftE: MRLADLTWPQVAGEVGPAVLAVPLGSTEQHGPHLPHSVDTDIAVALCEGLADRRPDVVVAPPLPFGASGEHAGFPGTLSIGTEALTHVLVELARSATDTFRRVLFVSGHGGNGEGLRAAVTQLRAEGRDVRFFEPRWTGDAHAGRAETSLMLHLDPRRVRLELAEPGNSAPLPEILPLLRAQGIRAASANGILGNPVGASAEEGRALLARLTDDLVAFVERTSDDVAAIATTSSDATAEGVAS; this comes from the coding sequence TTGCGTCTCGCTGACCTGACCTGGCCTCAGGTCGCCGGCGAGGTCGGCCCGGCGGTCCTGGCCGTTCCGCTCGGCTCGACCGAGCAGCACGGCCCGCACCTGCCGCACTCGGTGGACACCGACATCGCGGTGGCCCTCTGCGAGGGCCTCGCGGACCGGCGGCCCGACGTCGTCGTCGCGCCTCCGCTGCCGTTCGGCGCCAGCGGGGAGCACGCCGGGTTCCCGGGCACGCTCTCGATCGGGACCGAGGCGCTGACGCACGTCCTGGTCGAACTGGCCCGCTCGGCGACCGACACGTTCCGTCGGGTGCTGTTCGTCTCCGGGCACGGCGGCAACGGCGAGGGCCTGCGGGCCGCCGTGACGCAGCTGCGGGCCGAGGGCCGGGACGTCCGGTTCTTCGAGCCCCGCTGGACCGGCGACGCCCACGCCGGCCGGGCGGAGACGTCCCTGATGCTCCACCTCGACCCGCGGCGGGTCCGCCTGGAGCTCGCCGAGCCCGGCAACTCCGCCCCGCTGCCCGAGATCCTCCCGCTGCTGCGGGCCCAGGGCATCCGGGCCGCGAGCGCGAACGGGATCCTCGGCAACCCCGTCGGCGCGTCCGCCGAGGAGGGCCGGGCACTGCTCGCTCGCCTGACGGACGACCTCGTCGCGTTCGTGGAGCGGACGTCCGACGATGTGGCTGCTATTGCGACCACATCTTCGGACGCAACGGCGGAAGGGGTCGCGTCATGA
- a CDS encoding mycofactocin-coupled SDR family oxidoreductase — protein MSAGRVAIVTGAARGIGAATVAELARQGYSVLCVDAVTDDSALGYPLATTADLDAVVKLANDSGAGGAAAFVADVRDLTRLEAAVADAERRWGGIDVAIACAGAMGGGAPHWETSVETEQVVLDVNLDGVLNLARVTIPAMLNRPAPRSGRFLAIASAGATRGLPKLAAYCAAKAGITGFIRALAVELGDSGITANAVSPGSTDTEMLAESARLYDLPAAAEFARQAPQDRLLHPDEVAAVVAFLASQKSGAMTGAIVPVDAGLGL, from the coding sequence ATGAGCGCGGGACGGGTCGCGATCGTCACCGGTGCCGCGCGGGGGATCGGGGCCGCGACGGTGGCTGAGCTCGCGCGGCAGGGTTACTCGGTGCTCTGCGTCGACGCGGTGACCGACGACTCGGCGCTGGGGTACCCGCTGGCGACGACGGCGGACCTGGACGCGGTCGTGAAGCTCGCGAACGACTCCGGCGCGGGTGGCGCGGCGGCCTTCGTCGCGGACGTCCGCGACCTGACGCGGCTGGAGGCCGCGGTGGCCGACGCGGAGCGGCGGTGGGGCGGGATCGACGTCGCGATCGCGTGCGCGGGCGCCATGGGCGGGGGAGCGCCGCACTGGGAGACGTCGGTGGAGACCGAGCAGGTCGTGCTCGACGTGAATCTCGACGGGGTCCTGAACCTTGCCCGGGTGACGATCCCGGCGATGCTCAACCGGCCCGCGCCGCGGAGCGGGCGGTTCCTCGCCATCGCCTCCGCCGGCGCGACGCGGGGGCTGCCGAAGCTGGCTGCGTACTGCGCGGCGAAGGCCGGCATCACGGGTTTCATCCGCGCGCTGGCCGTCGAGCTCGGCGACTCCGGGATCACCGCGAACGCCGTCAGCCCGGGGTCGACGGACACGGAGATGCTCGCCGAGTCGGCGCGGCTCTACGACCTGCCCGCCGCTGCGGAGTTCGCCAGGCAGGCGCCGCAGGACCGACTGCTCCACCCGGACGAGGTCGCCGCCGTGGTGGCCTTCCTCGCGAGCCAGAAGTCCGGCGCGATGACGGGCGCGATCGTTCCCGTGGACGCCGGCCTCGGGCTGTGA
- the mftF gene encoding mycofactocin biosynthesis glycosyltransferase MftF (Members of this protein family, MftF, are glycosyltransferases, members of PF00535 (glycosyl transferase family 2). The encoding gene is found as part of the mycofactocin cassette, in Mycobacterium tuberculosis, many other Actinobacteria, and occasional members of other lineages. Mycofactocin itself, a putative redox carrier, is a heavily modified derivative of the C-terminal Val-Tyr dipeptide of the mycofactocin precursor MftA (TIGR03969).) produces MPVGTRVEFDPTLRQIGDGVVVGGVPRRVLRLGPAGVGALAELRGGVVRTANGGALARRLIDAGLAHPRPLPVAGVPVTVLIPVHGRAAALENCLRALGDAYPVLVVDDASPDPAAIAKVAAGCGARLIRREVNGGPAAARNTGLAAVTTDYVAFLDSDCVPSPGWIDALAGHLIDPAVAAVAPRIVAAPGAPAGARGALDLGPRVARVAPGTPVSYVPTAALLARRAALLDCTGDDISSADDISSAEAFDERLRYGEDVDLIWRLVEAGWRVRYEPTVRVEHVEPATWRGVLARRFHYGTSAGPLSRRHPGAMSPLVLEPWTAAGLGALLARRPGLAAAAFAGAVLDERRVRAGAGLPAAGTVGAVADRTAKTARASGTYATQFLSPLLLAGLTRRRTRFAALALLAAGPAHAGWTSRPPNYRVSFVAGHVAEDVLYGAGVLVGALRARTGRPLLPIRARRGARGILGGRSGKDSTHGQPLVRDGR; encoded by the coding sequence GTGCCGGTCGGCACCCGCGTCGAGTTCGATCCGACGCTGCGTCAGATCGGTGACGGCGTGGTGGTCGGCGGCGTGCCGCGGCGGGTGCTGCGGCTCGGACCGGCGGGGGTCGGTGCCCTGGCGGAACTGCGGGGCGGGGTCGTGCGCACCGCCAACGGGGGAGCGCTCGCGCGGCGGCTGATCGATGCCGGGCTCGCGCATCCGCGGCCGCTCCCGGTCGCCGGGGTGCCGGTGACGGTGCTGATCCCGGTCCACGGCCGGGCGGCGGCGCTGGAGAACTGTCTGCGGGCGCTTGGGGACGCGTACCCCGTCCTCGTCGTCGACGACGCCTCGCCCGACCCGGCCGCGATCGCGAAGGTCGCCGCGGGTTGCGGGGCGCGCCTGATCCGGCGCGAGGTCAACGGCGGGCCCGCGGCGGCGCGGAACACCGGCCTCGCGGCGGTGACGACCGACTACGTCGCGTTCCTGGACAGCGACTGCGTCCCGTCCCCGGGCTGGATCGACGCCCTCGCCGGCCACCTGATCGATCCCGCCGTCGCCGCGGTGGCGCCGCGCATCGTCGCCGCCCCTGGTGCCCCGGCCGGCGCTCGCGGGGCCCTCGACCTCGGTCCCCGCGTGGCCCGGGTCGCGCCCGGTACCCCGGTCTCCTACGTCCCCACCGCGGCGCTCCTGGCCCGCCGCGCGGCCCTGCTCGACTGCACTGGAGATGACATCTCCAGTGCAGATGACATCTCCAGTGCGGAGGCGTTCGACGAGCGGCTCCGGTACGGCGAGGACGTCGACCTGATCTGGCGGCTGGTCGAGGCCGGGTGGCGGGTGCGCTACGAGCCGACGGTGCGGGTGGAGCACGTCGAGCCCGCGACCTGGCGCGGCGTGCTGGCGCGACGGTTCCACTACGGGACGTCGGCGGGGCCGCTGAGCCGGCGGCACCCGGGCGCGATGTCGCCGCTGGTCCTGGAGCCGTGGACGGCGGCGGGCCTCGGGGCGCTGCTCGCGCGGCGGCCGGGGCTCGCGGCGGCCGCGTTCGCCGGGGCGGTGCTGGACGAGCGGCGCGTCCGCGCCGGGGCGGGGCTGCCGGCGGCCGGGACGGTCGGCGCGGTCGCCGACCGGACGGCGAAGACCGCGCGGGCGTCCGGCACGTATGCGACCCAGTTCCTCAGCCCCCTCCTGCTGGCCGGCCTGACCCGGCGCCGGACGCGGTTCGCGGCCCTGGCGCTGCTCGCGGCGGGGCCGGCGCACGCCGGGTGGACCTCCCGGCCCCCGAACTACCGGGTGAGCTTCGTCGCAGGTCACGTGGCCGAGGACGTCCTCTACGG